In one Conger conger chromosome 5, fConCon1.1, whole genome shotgun sequence genomic region, the following are encoded:
- the LOC133129155 gene encoding ran-binding protein 3-like isoform X7, which translates to MKMADLVNEDSDQEDGCYCPPVKRERTSSQTQFPPPHSVSKNNVFLPAKFCPSPTRNSDSEPEEKTVGFRLKPPTLIHGQAPSAGSVPGVPSQKPKEQQRTVLRPALLQAPPTKTLTQSTDPSCGTNGVNKVSEERPVTPGNSDTATAEGEGTMSKDGLQRGGAGSTTPPTDSFVFGQNIKDRAKVEGSTDCTHGEAGSLTADSHSEGNYFLQYITPPSSQCAVSKAHSEAKFIFGQNMSERVLSPPKCGDSTADDSETPAAPPPQLSAQEPPPEKVHSGAESLEESAAAYTKAMARHCLLEKVEVLTGEESESNVLQIQCKLFVFDKSCQSWVERGRGLLRLNDMASTDNGTLQSRLVMRTQGSLRLILNTKLWPLMQMEKASEKSLRITAMDTEDQGVKVFLISASSKDTGQLSAALHHRILALRSRAEPDVEAEPAPPAAPPSNEDDSDEDATPPTASPAPPTASPAPPSGLSEPGDAQASGSS; encoded by the exons ATGAAAATGGCGGACCTGGTAAACGAAG ATTCTGATCAGGAGGATGGGTGCTACTGCCCCCCAGTGAAGAGAGAGCGGACATCGTCCCAAACGCAGTTCCCCCCCCCGCACTCTg tcTCGAAGAATAATGTGTTCCTGCCCGCCAAGTTCTGCCCGTCGCCCACAAGAAACTCAGACTCTGAGCCAG AGGAGAAGACTGTGGGCTTTCGCCTGAAGCCGCCCACCCTGATCCATGGCCAGGCTCCCAGTGCAG gctctgttccagGTGTGCCGAGTCAGAAGCCCAAGGAGCAGCAGCGCACCGTGCTCCGCCCCGCCCTCCTACAGGCCCCGCCCACAAAGACCCTCACCCAGTCCA CAGACCCCAGCTGTGGGACGAACGGTGTGAACAAGGTGTCGGAGGAGCGACCGGTTACCCCGGGCAACAGTGACACGGCAACTGCCGAGGGGGAGGGGACCATGTCAAAG GACGGTCTCCAGAGAGGCGGGGCTGGCTCCACGACCCCCCCCACAGACTCCTTCGTTTTCGGCCAGAACATCAAAGACAGAGCAAAG GTAGAAGGCAGTACTGACTGCACGCACGGTGAAGCTGGTTCTCTGACTGCAGACTCTCACTCAGAGGGAAATTACTTTCTGCAATACATCACCCCCCCTAG ctCGCAGTGCGCTGTCAGTAAAGCCCACTCAGAGGCCAAGTTCATTTTCGGCCAGAACATGTCCGAGCGAgtcctg AGCCCCCCAAAATGTGGTGACTCAACGGCAGATGACTCTGAGACCCCcgctgcccccccaccccagctctCAGCACAGGAGCCCCCCCCTGAGAAAG tgcacaGTGGGGCAGAGTCTCTGGAGGAATCAGCAGCTGCCTACACCAAGGCCATGGCCCGACACTGTCTGctggagaaggtggaggtgCTGACTGGGGAGGAATCTGAGAGTAACGTTCTCCAG attcagtgtaaGCTGTTCGTGTTTGACAAGTCGTGCCAGTCCTgggtggagagggggcggggcctcctgAGGCTCAATGACATGGCATCCACTGACAACGGAACATTGCAATCCAGATTag tGATGCGTACACAGGGCAGTCTCAGGCTGATCTTGAACACGAAGCTCTGGCCACTGATGCAGATGGAGAAGGCCAGCGAGAAGAGCCTCCGCATCACAGCCATGGACACCGAGGACCAGGGAGTCAAAGTCTTCCTCATATCG GCGAGCTCCAAGGACACGGGGCAGCTGTCCGCAGCGCTGCATCACCGCATCCTCGCGCTGCGCAGCCGGGCCGAGCCGGACGTGGAGGCGGAGCCAGCCCCGCCCGCCGCCCCGCCGTCCAATGAGGACGACAGCGACGAGGACGCCACGCCCCCCACCGCCTCTccagccccgcccacagccagccccgccccgccctcag GCCTGTCGGAGCCCGGTGATGCCCAGGCCTCGGGGAGCTCATAG